The Equus quagga isolate Etosha38 chromosome 10, UCLA_HA_Equagga_1.0, whole genome shotgun sequence genome includes a region encoding these proteins:
- the KDM5C gene encoding lysine-specific demethylase 5C isoform X13, which produces MCSRGDEDDKLLLCDGCDDNYHIFCLLPPLPEIPKGVWRCPKCVMAAGQSFGRKRRWRLSLCLHPLGASRPPGEECKRPPEAFGFEQATREYTLQSFGEMADSFKADYFNMPVHMVPTELVEKEFWRLVNSIEEDVTVEYGADIHSKEFGSGFPISDSKRHLTPEEEEYATSGWNLNVMPVLEQSVLCHINADISGMKVPWLYVGMVFSAFCWHIEDHWSYSINYLHWGEPKTWYGVPSLAAEHLEEVMKKLTPELFDSQPDLLHQLVTLMNPNTLMSHGVPVVRTNQCAGEFVITFPRAYHSGFNQGYNFAEAVNFCTADWLPAGRQCIEHYRRLRRYCVFSHEELICKMAACPEKLDLNLAAAVHKEMFIMVQEERRLRKALLEKGITEAEREAFELLPDDERQCIKCKTTCFLSALACYDCPDGLVCLSHINDLCKCSSSRQYLRYRYTLDELPAMLHKLKVRAESFDTWANKVRVALEVEDGRKRSLEELRALESEARERRFPNSELLQRLKNCLSEAEACVSRALGLVSGQEAGPHRVAGLQMTLAELRAFLDQMNNLPCAMHQIGDVKGVLEQVEAYQAEACEALASLPSSPGLLQSLLERGRQLGVEVPEAQQLQRQVEQARWLDEVKRTLAPSARRGTLAVMRGLLVAGASVAPSPAVDKARAELQELLTIAERWEEKAHLCLEARQKHPPATLEAIIHEAENIPVHLPNIQALKEALAKARAWIADVDEIQNGDHYPCLDDLEGLVAVGRDLPVGLEELRQLELQVLTAHSWREKASKTFLKKNSCYTLLEVLCPCADAGSDSTKRSRWMEKELGLYKSDTELLGLSAQDLRDPGSVIVAFREGEQKEKEGILQLRRTNSAKPSPLASSTTASSATSICVCGQVPAGVGALQCDLCQDWFHGRCVSVPRLLSSPRPSPTSSPQLAWWEWDTKFLCPLCMRSRRPRLETILALLVALQRLPVRLPEGEALQCLTERAISWQGRARQALASEDVTALLGRLAKLRQRLQAEPRHEEPPTYPSAPASDPLREGSGKDMPKVQGLLENGDSVTSPEKVAPGEGSGKRDLELLSSLLPQLTGPVLELPEATRAPLEELMLEGDLLEVTLDENHSIWQLLQAGQPPDLERIRTLLELEKAERHGSRARGRALERRRRRKVDRGGEGDDPAREELEPKRVRSSGPEAEEAQEEEELEEETGGEGPPQPPTTGSPSTQENQNGLEPVLGASSGPSAPLSTLTARLHMPCPQQPPQQQL; this is translated from the exons ATGTGTTCCCGAGGGGATGAGGATGACAAGCTCCTGCTGTGTGATGGCTGTGATGACAACTACCACATCTtctgcctgctgcctcctctgcctgAAATTCCCAAGGGTGTCTGGCGGTGCCCAAAGTGTGTCATGGCG GCTGGGCAGAGCTTTGGAAGAAAGAGGAGGTGGAGACTCAGCCTTTGCTTGCATCCTCTGGGAGCTTCCAGACCACCAGGGGAG GAGTGTAAGCGCCCCCCTGAAGCCTTTGGCTTTGAGCAGGCTACCCGGGAATACACTCTGCAGAGCTTTGGCGAGATGGCTGACTCCTTTAAAGCCGATTACTTCAACATGCCTGTGCAC ATGGTACCCACAGAACTTGTGGAGAAGGAGTTCTGGCGGCTAGTGAATAGCATTGAGGAGGATGTGACTGTTGAGTATGGCGCTGATATCCATTCCAAAGAATTTGGCAGCGGTTTCCCCATCAGCGACAGTAAGCGACACCTAACCCCTGAGGAGGAG GAGTATGCTACCAGTGGTTGGAACCTGAATGTGATGCCGGTGTTGGAGCAGTCCGTACTGTGCCACATCAATGCAGATATCTCCGGCATGAAGGTACCCTGGCTCTACGTGGGCATGGTCTTCTCAGCCTTTTGCTGGCATATTGAGGATCACTGGAGTTACTCCATTAACTACCTCCACTG GGGCGAGCCGAAGACCTGGTATGGGGTACCCTCGCTTGCAGCAGAACATTTGGAGGAGGTGATGAAGAAGCTGACACCCGAGCTCTTTGATAGCCAGCCTGACCTCCTGCACCAACTTGTCACCCTCATGAATCCCAACACCCTCATGTCCCATGGCGTGCCG GTTGTCCGCACAAACCAGTGTGCAGGAGAGTTCGTCATTACCTTCCCTCGTGCTTACCACAGTGGCTTTAACCAAGGCTACAACTTTGCAGAGGCCGTCAACTTTTGCACTGCTGACTGG TTGCCAGCTGGGCGCCAGTGCATTGAGCACTATCGCCGGCTGCGAAGATACTGTGTCTTCTCCCATGAGGAGCTCATCTGCAAGATGGCTGCCTGCCCAGAAAAGCTGGACCTGAATCTGGCAGCAGCTGTGCATAAGGAGATGTTCATTATGGTGCAAGAGGAGCGGCGTCTGCGAAAGGCCCTGCTGGAGAAG GGCATCACGGAAGCTGAACGAGAGGCTTTTGAGCTGCTCCCAGATGATGAGCGCCAGTGCATCAAGTGCAAGACCACGTGCTTCCTGTCCGCCCTGGCCTGCTACGACTGCCCTGACGGCCTTGTCTGCCTTTCCCACATCAATGACCTCTGCAAATGTTCCAGTAGCCGGCAGTACCTGCG GTATCGGTACACCTTGGATGAGCTCCCTGCCATGCTACATAAGCTGAAGGTTCGGGCCGAGTCCTTTGACACCTGGGCCAACAAAGTGCGAGTGGCCCTGGAGGTGGAGGATGGGCGGAAGCGCA gCCTTGAAGAGCTGAGGGCTCTAGAGTCTGAGGCCCGTGAGCGGAGGTTTCCTAACAGTGAGCTGCTGCAGCGACTGAAGAACTGCCTGAGTGAGGCGGAGGCTTGCGTGTCCCGGGCACTGGGTCTGGTCAGCGGCCAGGAAGCTGG CCCCCACAGGGTGGCTGGTCTACAAATGACCCTGGCTGAGCTCCGGGCCTTTCTGGACCAGATGAACAACCTGCCTTGTGCCATGCACCAGATTGGGGATGTCAAG GGTGTTCTGGAACAGGTGGAGGCCTACCAGGCTGAGGCCTGTGAGGCCCTGGCCTCACTACCCTCCAGTCCAGGGCTACTGCAGTCCCTGTTGGAGAGGGGGCGGCAGCTGGGGGTGGAGGTTCCTGAGGCCCAGCAGCTCCAGCGGCAGGTGGAACAGGCGCGATGGCTGGATGAGGTGAAACGCACGCTGGCTCCCTCAGCCCGAAGGGGCACCCTGGCTGTCATGCGGGGACTGTTGGTTGCGGGTGCCAGTGTAGCCCCTAGCCCTGCTGTGGATAAGGCCCGGGCTGAGCTGCAGGAGCTGCTGACCATTGCTGAACGCTGGGAGGAGAAGGCCCACCTCTGCCTGGAGGCCAG ACAGAAGCACCCACCAGCCACACTTGAGGCCATAATCCATGAGGCGGAAAACATCCCTGTTCACCTGCCCAACATCCAGGCTCTCAAGGAGGCTCTTGCTAAGGCCCGGGCCTGGATTGCTGATGTGGACGAGATCCAA AATGGTGACCACTACCCTTGCTTGGATGACTTGGAGGGCCTGGTGGCTGTGGGCCGGGACCTACCTGTGGGGTTGGAGGAGCTGAGACAGCTAGAGCTGCAGGTACTGACTGCACACTCCTGGAGGGAGAAGGCATCCAAGACTTTCCTCAAGAAGAATTCTTGCTACACACTGCTGGAG GTGCTCTGCCCGTGTGCAGATGCTGGCTCAGACAGCACCAAGCGCAGCCGGTGGATGGAGAAGGAGCTGGGGTTGTACAAATCTGACACAGAGCTGCTGGGGCTGTCTGCACAGgacctcagggacccaggctctgtG ATCGTGGCCTTCAGGGAGggagaacagaaggagaaggagggtaTCCTGCAGCTGCGTCGCACCAACTCCGCCAAGCCCAGTCCACTGGCATCATCGACCACAGCCTCCTCTGCAACCTCCATCTGTGTGTGTGGGCAGGTGCCGGCAGGGGTGGGAGCTCTGCAGTGTGACCTATGTCAGGACTGGTTCCATGGGCGATGTGTGTCGGTACCCCGCCTCCTCAGCTCCCCGAGGCCTAGTCCCACCTCATCCCCACAGCTGGCCTGGTGGGAGTGGGACACCAAATTCTTGTGTCCGCTGTGCATGCGCTCACGGCGCCCGCGCCTGGAGACCATCCTGGCACTGCTGGTAGCCCTGCAGAGACTGCCTGTGCGGCTGCCCGAGGGCGAGGCCTTACAGTGCCTCACAGAGAGGGCCATCAGCTGGCAAGGCCGTGCCAGACAGGCTCTGGCCTCTGAGGATGTGACTGCTCTGTTGGGACGGCTGGCCAAGCTTCGCCAGCGGCTGCAGGCTGAACCCAGGCATGAGGAGCCCCCTACCTACCCTTCAGCCCCTGCCTCTGACCCTCTCAGAGAAGGCAGTGGCAAGGATATGCCTAAG GTTCAAGGGTTGCTGGAAAATGGAGACAGTGTGACCAGCCCTGAGAAGGTAGCCCCGGGGGAGGGCTCAGGTAAGAGAG ACCTGGAGCTGCTGTCCTCGCTGTTGCCACAGTTGACTGGCCCTGTGTTAGAGCTGCCTGAGGCAACCCGGGCCCCCCTGGAGGAACTCATGTTGGAGGGAGACCTGCTTGAGGTAACCCTGGATGAGAACCACAGCATCTGGCAGCTGCTGCAGGCTGGGCAGCCTCCAGACCTGGAGCGGATCCGCACGCttctggag CTGGAGAAGGCAGAGCGCCATGGGAGCCGGGCACGGGGCCGGGCCCTggagaggcggcggcggcggaagGTGGATCGGGGTGGGGAGGGCGATGACCCAGCCCGAGAGGAGCTAGAGCCAAAGAGGGTACGGAGCTCAGGGCCAGAGGCtgaggaggcccaggaggaggaggagctggaggaggagactggGGGTGAgggccccccccaaccccccaccacTGGCAGCCCCAGCACCCAGGAGAACCAGAATGGCTTGGAGCCAGTGCTAGGGGCCAGTTCAGGCCCCTCAGCCCCTTTGTCCACTCTGACTGCCCGGCTGCACATGCCCTGCCCACAGCAGCCGCCTCAGCAACAGTTGTGA
- the KDM5C gene encoding lysine-specific demethylase 5C isoform X5: MEPGSDDFLPPPECPVFEPSWAEFRDPLGYIAKIRPIAEKSGICKIRPPADWQPPFAVEVDNFRFTPRIQRLNELEAQTRVKLNYLDQIAKFWEIQGSSLKIPNVERRILDLYSLSKIVVEEGGYEAICKDRRWARVAQRLNYPPGKNIGSLLRSHYERIVYPYEMYQSGANLVCNTRPFDNEEKDKEYKPHSIPLRQSVQPSKFNSYGRRAKRLQPDPEPTEEDIEKNPELKKLQIYGAGPKMMGLGLMAKDKTLRKKDKEGPECPPTVVVKEESGSDVKVESTSPKTFLESKEELSHSPEPCTKMTMRLRRNHSNAQFIESYICRMCSRGDEDDKLLLCDGCDDNYHIFCLLPPLPEIPKGVWRCPKCVMAECKRPPEAFGFEQATREYTLQSFGEMADSFKADYFNMPVHMVPTELVEKEFWRLVNSIEEDVTVEYGADIHSKEFGSGFPISDSKRHLTPEEEEYATSGWNLNVMPVLEQSVLCHINADISGMKVPWLYVGMVFSAFCWHIEDHWSYSINYLHWGEPKTWYGVPSLAAEHLEEVMKKLTPELFDSQPDLLHQLVTLMNPNTLMSHGVPVVRTNQCAGEFVITFPRAYHSGFNQGYNFAEAVNFCTADWLPAGRQCIEHYRRLRRYCVFSHEELICKMAACPEKLDLNLAAAVHKEMFIMVQEERRLRKALLEKGITEAEREAFELLPDDERQCIKCKTTCFLSALACYDCPDGLVCLSHINDLCKCSSSRQYLRYRYTLDELPAMLHKLKVRAESFDTWANKVRVALEVEDGRKRSLEELRALESEARERRFPNSELLQRLKNCLSEAEACVSRALGLVSGQEAGPHRVAGLQMTLAELRAFLDQMNNLPCAMHQIGDVKGVLEQVEAYQAEACEALASLPSSPGLLQSLLERGRQLGVEVPEAQQLQRQVEQARWLDEVKRTLAPSARRGTLAVMRGLLVAGASVAPSPAVDKARAELQELLTIAERWEEKAHLCLEARQKHPPATLEAIIHEAENIPVHLPNIQALKEALAKARAWIADVDEIQNGDHYPCLDDLEGLVAVGRDLPVGLEELRQLELQVLTAHSWREKASKTFLKKNSCYTLLEVLCPCADAGSDSTKRSRWMEKELGLYKSDTELLGLSAQDLRDPGSVIVAFREGEQKEKEGILQLRRTNSAKPSPLASSTTASSATSICVCGQVPAGVGALQCDLCQDWFHGRCVSVPRLLSSPRPSPTSSPQLAWWEWDTKFLCPLCMRSRRPRLETILALLVALQRLPVRLPEGEALQCLTERAISWQGRARQALASEDVTALLGRLAKLRQRLQAEPRHEEPPTYPSAPASDPLREGSGKDMPKVQGLLENGDSVTSPEKVAPGEGSGKRDLELLSSLLPQLTGPVLELPEATRAPLEELMLEGDLLEVTLDENHSIWQLLQAGQPPDLERIRTLLELEKAERHGSRARGRALERRRRRKVDRGGEGDDPAREELEPKRVRSSGPEAEEAQEEEELEEETGGEGPPQPPTTGSPSTQENQNGLEPVLGASSGPSAPLSTLTARLHMPCPQQPPQQQL; this comes from the exons ATGGAGCCGGGGTCCGACGACTTCCTACCGCCGCCGGAGTGCCCGGTGTTCGAGCCTAGCTGGGCCGAGTTCCGAGACCCTCTTGGCTACATCGCAAAAATCAGACCCATCGCTGAGAAGTCGGGCATTTGCAAGATCCGCCCACCCGCG GACTGGCAGCCACCCTTTGCTGTAGAAGTGGACAACTTCAGGTTTACTCCCCGAATCCAGAGGCTGAATGAACTAGAG GCCCAGACAAGAGTGAAACTGAACTACTTGGACCAGATTGCCAAATTCTGGGAAATCCAGGGCTCCTCTTTAAAGATTCCTAATGTAGAACGGCGGATCTTGGACCTCTACAGCCTCAGCAAA ATCGTGGTGGAGGAAGGTGGCTATGAAGCCATCTGCAAGGACCGTCGGTGGGCCCGGGTGGCCCAGCGCCTCAACTACCCACCAGGCAAAAACATTGGCTCCCTGCTACGCTCCCACTATGAACGCATCGTTTACCCCTATGAGATGTACCAGTCTGGAGCCAACCTGGTG TGCAACACACGTCCATTTGATAATGAGGAGAAGGACAAGGAATATAAACCCCACAGCATCCCCCTTCGACAGTCTGTGCAGCCTTCTAAGTTCAACAGCTATGGCCGGCGGGCCAAGAGACTGCAGCCTGAT cCGGAACCCACAGAGGAAGACATTGAAAAGAATCCAGAGCTGAAGAAGCTACAGATCTATGGGGCAGGCCCCAAGATGATGGGCCTAGGCCTCATGGCCAAGGATAAGACTCTGCGGAAGAAAG ATAAGGAAGGGCCTGAATGTCCCCCCACCGTAGTGGTAAAGGAGGAGTCAGGCAGCGACGTGAAGGTGGAGTCAACCTCACCTAAGACCTTCCTGGAAAGCAAGGAGGAACTGAGTCACAGCCCAGAGCCCTGTACCAAGATGACCATGAGGCTGCGGAGGAACCACAGCAATGCCCAGTTT ATCGAGTCATATATATGCCGGATGTGTTCCCGAGGGGATGAGGATGACAAGCTCCTGCTGTGTGATGGCTGTGATGACAACTACCACATCTtctgcctgctgcctcctctgcctgAAATTCCCAAGGGTGTCTGGCGGTGCCCAAAGTGTGTCATGGCG GAGTGTAAGCGCCCCCCTGAAGCCTTTGGCTTTGAGCAGGCTACCCGGGAATACACTCTGCAGAGCTTTGGCGAGATGGCTGACTCCTTTAAAGCCGATTACTTCAACATGCCTGTGCAC ATGGTACCCACAGAACTTGTGGAGAAGGAGTTCTGGCGGCTAGTGAATAGCATTGAGGAGGATGTGACTGTTGAGTATGGCGCTGATATCCATTCCAAAGAATTTGGCAGCGGTTTCCCCATCAGCGACAGTAAGCGACACCTAACCCCTGAGGAGGAG GAGTATGCTACCAGTGGTTGGAACCTGAATGTGATGCCGGTGTTGGAGCAGTCCGTACTGTGCCACATCAATGCAGATATCTCCGGCATGAAGGTACCCTGGCTCTACGTGGGCATGGTCTTCTCAGCCTTTTGCTGGCATATTGAGGATCACTGGAGTTACTCCATTAACTACCTCCACTG GGGCGAGCCGAAGACCTGGTATGGGGTACCCTCGCTTGCAGCAGAACATTTGGAGGAGGTGATGAAGAAGCTGACACCCGAGCTCTTTGATAGCCAGCCTGACCTCCTGCACCAACTTGTCACCCTCATGAATCCCAACACCCTCATGTCCCATGGCGTGCCG GTTGTCCGCACAAACCAGTGTGCAGGAGAGTTCGTCATTACCTTCCCTCGTGCTTACCACAGTGGCTTTAACCAAGGCTACAACTTTGCAGAGGCCGTCAACTTTTGCACTGCTGACTGG TTGCCAGCTGGGCGCCAGTGCATTGAGCACTATCGCCGGCTGCGAAGATACTGTGTCTTCTCCCATGAGGAGCTCATCTGCAAGATGGCTGCCTGCCCAGAAAAGCTGGACCTGAATCTGGCAGCAGCTGTGCATAAGGAGATGTTCATTATGGTGCAAGAGGAGCGGCGTCTGCGAAAGGCCCTGCTGGAGAAG GGCATCACGGAAGCTGAACGAGAGGCTTTTGAGCTGCTCCCAGATGATGAGCGCCAGTGCATCAAGTGCAAGACCACGTGCTTCCTGTCCGCCCTGGCCTGCTACGACTGCCCTGACGGCCTTGTCTGCCTTTCCCACATCAATGACCTCTGCAAATGTTCCAGTAGCCGGCAGTACCTGCG GTATCGGTACACCTTGGATGAGCTCCCTGCCATGCTACATAAGCTGAAGGTTCGGGCCGAGTCCTTTGACACCTGGGCCAACAAAGTGCGAGTGGCCCTGGAGGTGGAGGATGGGCGGAAGCGCA gCCTTGAAGAGCTGAGGGCTCTAGAGTCTGAGGCCCGTGAGCGGAGGTTTCCTAACAGTGAGCTGCTGCAGCGACTGAAGAACTGCCTGAGTGAGGCGGAGGCTTGCGTGTCCCGGGCACTGGGTCTGGTCAGCGGCCAGGAAGCTGG CCCCCACAGGGTGGCTGGTCTACAAATGACCCTGGCTGAGCTCCGGGCCTTTCTGGACCAGATGAACAACCTGCCTTGTGCCATGCACCAGATTGGGGATGTCAAG GGTGTTCTGGAACAGGTGGAGGCCTACCAGGCTGAGGCCTGTGAGGCCCTGGCCTCACTACCCTCCAGTCCAGGGCTACTGCAGTCCCTGTTGGAGAGGGGGCGGCAGCTGGGGGTGGAGGTTCCTGAGGCCCAGCAGCTCCAGCGGCAGGTGGAACAGGCGCGATGGCTGGATGAGGTGAAACGCACGCTGGCTCCCTCAGCCCGAAGGGGCACCCTGGCTGTCATGCGGGGACTGTTGGTTGCGGGTGCCAGTGTAGCCCCTAGCCCTGCTGTGGATAAGGCCCGGGCTGAGCTGCAGGAGCTGCTGACCATTGCTGAACGCTGGGAGGAGAAGGCCCACCTCTGCCTGGAGGCCAG ACAGAAGCACCCACCAGCCACACTTGAGGCCATAATCCATGAGGCGGAAAACATCCCTGTTCACCTGCCCAACATCCAGGCTCTCAAGGAGGCTCTTGCTAAGGCCCGGGCCTGGATTGCTGATGTGGACGAGATCCAA AATGGTGACCACTACCCTTGCTTGGATGACTTGGAGGGCCTGGTGGCTGTGGGCCGGGACCTACCTGTGGGGTTGGAGGAGCTGAGACAGCTAGAGCTGCAGGTACTGACTGCACACTCCTGGAGGGAGAAGGCATCCAAGACTTTCCTCAAGAAGAATTCTTGCTACACACTGCTGGAG GTGCTCTGCCCGTGTGCAGATGCTGGCTCAGACAGCACCAAGCGCAGCCGGTGGATGGAGAAGGAGCTGGGGTTGTACAAATCTGACACAGAGCTGCTGGGGCTGTCTGCACAGgacctcagggacccaggctctgtG ATCGTGGCCTTCAGGGAGggagaacagaaggagaaggagggtaTCCTGCAGCTGCGTCGCACCAACTCCGCCAAGCCCAGTCCACTGGCATCATCGACCACAGCCTCCTCTGCAACCTCCATCTGTGTGTGTGGGCAGGTGCCGGCAGGGGTGGGAGCTCTGCAGTGTGACCTATGTCAGGACTGGTTCCATGGGCGATGTGTGTCGGTACCCCGCCTCCTCAGCTCCCCGAGGCCTAGTCCCACCTCATCCCCACAGCTGGCCTGGTGGGAGTGGGACACCAAATTCTTGTGTCCGCTGTGCATGCGCTCACGGCGCCCGCGCCTGGAGACCATCCTGGCACTGCTGGTAGCCCTGCAGAGACTGCCTGTGCGGCTGCCCGAGGGCGAGGCCTTACAGTGCCTCACAGAGAGGGCCATCAGCTGGCAAGGCCGTGCCAGACAGGCTCTGGCCTCTGAGGATGTGACTGCTCTGTTGGGACGGCTGGCCAAGCTTCGCCAGCGGCTGCAGGCTGAACCCAGGCATGAGGAGCCCCCTACCTACCCTTCAGCCCCTGCCTCTGACCCTCTCAGAGAAGGCAGTGGCAAGGATATGCCTAAG GTTCAAGGGTTGCTGGAAAATGGAGACAGTGTGACCAGCCCTGAGAAGGTAGCCCCGGGGGAGGGCTCAGGTAAGAGAG ACCTGGAGCTGCTGTCCTCGCTGTTGCCACAGTTGACTGGCCCTGTGTTAGAGCTGCCTGAGGCAACCCGGGCCCCCCTGGAGGAACTCATGTTGGAGGGAGACCTGCTTGAGGTAACCCTGGATGAGAACCACAGCATCTGGCAGCTGCTGCAGGCTGGGCAGCCTCCAGACCTGGAGCGGATCCGCACGCttctggag CTGGAGAAGGCAGAGCGCCATGGGAGCCGGGCACGGGGCCGGGCCCTggagaggcggcggcggcggaagGTGGATCGGGGTGGGGAGGGCGATGACCCAGCCCGAGAGGAGCTAGAGCCAAAGAGGGTACGGAGCTCAGGGCCAGAGGCtgaggaggcccaggaggaggaggagctggaggaggagactggGGGTGAgggccccccccaaccccccaccacTGGCAGCCCCAGCACCCAGGAGAACCAGAATGGCTTGGAGCCAGTGCTAGGGGCCAGTTCAGGCCCCTCAGCCCCTTTGTCCACTCTGACTGCCCGGCTGCACATGCCCTGCCCACAGCAGCCGCCTCAGCAACAGTTGTGA